One region of Triticum aestivum cultivar Chinese Spring chromosome 6B, IWGSC CS RefSeq v2.1, whole genome shotgun sequence genomic DNA includes:
- the LOC123138778 gene encoding uncharacterized protein: MGDTTYVPSTATTRRRLLVSAGGLLLVAAASNNASRRAAGAAVDSYDPATEAELAASEAVSQRVGKAVRLLEAGRELQACGEFAGALASFTAVVSGYKELALSEYARVGRALVLYEIGDRDESITEMEDVSVDLWAAEELRWWGATPAVV, encoded by the exons ATGG GAGATACAACATACGTACCATCCAccgcaacgacgaggaggaggctgCTCGTGTCCGCCGGTGGcctgctcctcgtcgccgccgcGAGCAACAACGCCAGCAGGAGAGCGGCAGGGGCCGCAGTCGACAGCTACGACCCGGCAACGGAGGCGGAGCTCGCGGCGAGCGAGGCGGTGTCGCAGCGCGTCGGGAAGGCGGTCCGGCTGCTGGAGGCCGGGCGGGAGCTGCAGGCGTGCGGCGAGTTCGCGGGGGCGCTGGCGTCCTTCACGGCGGTGGTGAGCGGGTACAAGGAGTTGGCGTTGTCGGAGTATGCGCGGGTGGGGCGGGCGTTGGTGCTGTACGAGATCGGCGACCGCGACGAGTCCATCACGGAGATGGAGGACGTGTCGGTGGATTTGTGGGCGGCagaggagctgcggtggtggggAGCTACGCCGGCAGTGGTCTAA